The Campylobacter concisus sequence TCTCTTCTTTTTTGGCTTCATTCTTTACTTCAGCTATCTTTTTTTGCTCTTTTGGCTCAAATTTTGAATTTAAAGCAAGCTCACTTTTATGCTTAGGATCGGTAAAAATTTTACTTAAATTTTCATCTTCATCAAATTTTAGAGGGTATTTTCTCTTTTCGTATTCTTGTTTTTTCTCTTTACTAGCAACCTTTGGCTCAGCTTTTTTAGAAATTTGCTTCTCTATCTTTGGTTCATTTGTTTTGCTTATCTGCTCTGCACCATTATTTTTTATACTAAGAGCTACGCTAAGTGCTATTATCAAAATAGCTGCAATAATGCCGATACCAAGATAGGTTTTATTGTGAGAGCGACCTGTACTCTTTTTTGTAGGTCGCTTCTTTGTAGTCTTTTTTTCGCTCAAGGCTTAGTTTTTATTTTGATCTATAAGTTTGCCGTTAGTTATCCAAGGCATCATTGCGCGAAGTTTTTTGCCAGTTTGATTTAGCAAACTTCTCTCAGCTATACCGCGTTCAGCGTTCATTCTAACATAACCCGCTTTTCTCTCTAGGATGAAGTCTTTTGCAAATTTACCATTTTGAATCTCTTTTAAAACTTCCTTCATAGCTTTTCTGCTCTCTTCGCCAACCACTCTTACACCGCTTACGTAATCACCGTATTCAGCTGTATTTGAGATAGAGTAACGCATATCGGCCATACCGCCTTGATACATCAAATCAACGATTAGTTTTAGCTCGTGCAAGCATTCAAAATACGCCATCTCAGGCTCATATCCAGCCTCTACAAGCGTATCAAAACCAGCATTTACTAGCGCGCAAAGACCGCCACAAAGAACAGCTTGCTCACCAAACAAATCTGTTTCAGTTTCATCTTTAAATGTTGTCTCAATGATGCCAGTTCTACCGCCACCTATACCGCAAGCATAGCTTAGAGCGATCTCTTTTGCCTTTCCACTTGCATTTTGCTCAACAGCGATAAGATCAGGTATGCCGCCACCCCTTACAAATTCGCTTCTAACTGTGTGTCCTGGGGCTTTTGGAGCTATCATAATGACGTCTATGTTTGCTGGAGCTTTTATCTGACCAAAATGTACGTTAAATCCATGTCCAAACGCGATAGCAGCGTGATCTTTTAAATTTGGCTCGATCTCATTTTTATAAA is a genomic window containing:
- the ilvC gene encoding ketol-acid reductoisomerase; its protein translation is MAINVYYDKDCDLSLIQSKKVAIIGFGSQGHAHAENLRDNGVSVVIGLAKGGKSWAKAEAKGFEVKTVSEATKGADVIMILTPDELQAEIYKNEIEPNLKDHAAIAFGHGFNVHFGQIKAPANIDVIMIAPKAPGHTVRSEFVRGGGIPDLIAVEQNASGKAKEIALSYACGIGGGRTGIIETTFKDETETDLFGEQAVLCGGLCALVNAGFDTLVEAGYEPEMAYFECLHELKLIVDLMYQGGMADMRYSISNTAEYGDYVSGVRVVGEESRKAMKEVLKEIQNGKFAKDFILERKAGYVRMNAERGIAERSLLNQTGKKLRAMMPWITNGKLIDQNKN